GCTCGTCATGCTCGGCGCGGCCCTTCTGTGGTTCGGCTGGTTCGGCTTCAACGCCGGATCCTGGCTCGGCAACGACGACGGCGTCGGCGCGGTCATGTTCCTGAACACCCAGGTCGCCACCGCCGCCGCGGTCCTCGGCTGGCTGATCTACGAGAAGCTGCGCCACGGCTCCTTCACCACCCTGGGCGCCGCCTCCGGCGCGGTCGCCGGCCTCGTCGCCATCACCCCGGCGGGCGGCTCCGTCAGCCCGCTCGGCGCGATCGCGATCGGCGTCATCGCCGGTGTCCTGTGCGCCATGGCGGTCGGCCTGAAGTACAGGTTCGGCTACGACGACTCCCTGGACGTCGTCGGCGTCCACCTCGTCGGCGGCGTCATCGGCTCCATCCTGGTCGGCTTCTTCGCCACCGGAGGCGTCCAGTCCGACGCCGCCGGCCTCTTCTACGGCGGCGGTGTGGACCAGCTCGGCAAGCAGGTCGTCGGCGTCGTCGCGGTCCTCGCGTACTCTCTCGTCGTCTCCGCCGTCATCGCCCTGGCGATCCACAAGACGATCGGGATGCGGGTCTCCGAGGACGACGAGGTCTCCGGCATCGACCAGGTCGAGCACGCCGAGACGGCATACGACTTCAGCGGCACCGGTGGCGGCTCGGTCGCCCGCACCACCGCCCCCGGCACGACGGCAGCACCGAAGGCAAAGAAGGTGGACGCATGAAGCTCATCACCGCGGTCGTGAAGCCCCACCGGCTGGACGAGATCAAGGAGGCCCTCCAGGCATTCGGCGTCCAGGGGCTCACCGTCACCGAGGCCAGCGGTTACGGGCGGCAGCGCGGCCACACCGAGGTCTACCGGGGCGCCGAGTACACCGTCGACCTGGTCCCCAAGATCCGCATCGAGGTCCTCGTCGAGGACGAGGACGCCGAACAGCTCATCGAGGTCGTCGTCAAGGCCGCCCGAACCGGCAAGATCGGGGACGGCAAGGTCTGGAGCGTTCCGGTCGACACCGCCGTCCGGGTACGGACCGGCGAACGCGGCCCGGACGCCCTCTGACCGACGGCCCACGAACGGAAGGCAGCTGGGTGACGAGTACCGAAGTGACCACCGAAACCGAAGGCTCGGGGCCCAGCGGCTACGCGGCGGCCCGGCTGCGCCTCCTCCAGCGGGAGGCGCGGTCCGGGCCGCCGCGCCGTGCGGCCCTCGCCCGCCTCACCGACGCATGGCTCACCGGCCTGTTCACCGCAGCCGCCGACCGGACCGGGGTGCGCGGCGCCGCACTCGTCGCCGTCGGCGGCTACGGCCGCGGCGAGCTCTCCCCGCGCAGCGACCTCGACCTGCTCCTCCTGCACGACGGCAACGCCGACGCACCCGCCGTCGCCGCCCTCGCGGACTCCCTCTGGTACCCGGTCTGGGACCTGGGCCTGGCCCTCGACCACTCCGTACGGACCCCCGGCGAAGCCCGGAAGACGGCGAGCGAGGACCTCAAGGTCCAGCTCGGCCTGCTGGACGCCCGGCCGGTCGCCGGAGACCTCGGCCTCGTCGCCGGCCTGCGCACCGCGATCCTCGCCGACTGGCGCAACCAGGCCCCCAAACGGCTCCCCGCCCTTCACGAGCTCTGCCAGGAACGCGCGGAGCGGACCGGCGAGCTCCAGTTCCTCCTGGAACCCGATCTCAAGGAGGCCCGCGGCGGCCTCCGCGACGCCACCGCCCTGCGCGCGGTCGCCGCCTCCTGGGTCGCCGACGCCCCGCGCGAAGGGCTCGACCAGGCCCGCCGCACCCTCCTCGACGCCCGTGACGCCCTCCACCTCACCACCGGGCGCGCCACCGACCGCCTCGCCCTCCAGGAACAGGACCAGGTCGCCGCCGCCCTCGGCCTCCTCGACGCCGACACCCTGCTGCGCCAGGTCTACGAGGCCGCGCGGACGGTCTCGTACGCCACCGACGTCACCTGGCGCGAGGTCAACCGGGTGCTGCGCGCCCGCTCCGCCCGCCCCCGGCTCCGCGCCCTGCTCAGCGGCGGCCTCGGCACCAAACCCACCCCCGAGCGCACCCCGCTCGCCGACGGCGTGGTGGACGCGGACGGCGAAGTGGTCCTCGCCCGCGCCGCCCGCCCCGAACGCGACCCGGTCCTCACCCTGCGCGCCGCCGCGGCCGCAGCCGAGGCCGGACTCCCGCTCTCCCGCCACCTCGTACGCCACCTGGCGACCACCGCCCAGCCGCTGCCGGTCCCGTGGCCCCCCGAGGCGCGCGAGGAACTGGTCACCCTGCTCGGCGCGGGGGAGGCCACCGTCGGCGTCTGGGAGGCGCTCGAAGCGGAAGGGATCGTCACCCGGCTGCTGCCCGACTGGGAACGCGTCCACTGCCGCCCCCAACGCAACCCCGTCCACACCTGGACCGTCGACCGGCACCTCGTGGAGACCGCCGTCCGCGCCGCCTCCCTCACCCGCCGCGTCCACCGCCCCGACCTCCTCCTGGTCGCCGCCCTCCTGCACGACATCGGCAAGGGCTGGCCGGGCGACCATTCGGTGGCCGGTGAGGTCATCGCCCGGGACATGGCCACCCGGATCGGCTTCGACCAGCACGACGTGGGCGTCATCGCCACCCTCGTACGCCACCATCTGCTGCTCGTCGACACCGCCACCCGGCGTGACCTCGACGACCCCGCCACCGTCCAGGCCGTCGCCGGGGCCGTCGCCAACGCCTCCACCCTGGAGCTGCTGCACGCCCTCACCCAGGCCGACGCGCTCGCCACCGGCCCCGCCGCCTGGTCCGCCTGGCGCGCCTCCCTCGTCGCCGACCTGGTCAAACGGGTCGGAGCCGTCCTCGCCGGGGAGTTCCCCGATGAGCCCGACGACGAGGCCCCCAGCGCCGAACACGAACGCCTCGCCATCGAGGCCCTGCGCACCGGCGAACCCGTGCTGGCCCTGCACACCCGGCCCGGGGAGCCCGCCGGGGACGGCGAAGTGGAACCCGTCGGCGTCGAACTCCTCATCGCCCTGCCCGATCGCCCAGGCGTCCTGCCCGCCGCCGCCGGAGTCCTCGCCCTGCACCGCCTCACCGTGCGCGCCGCCGACCTGCGCGCGGTGGAGCTGCCCAACGAGGTGGGGGAGCGGGCGGACCTGCTGCTGCTCAACTGGCGGGTCGCCGCCGCGTACGGGTCCCTCCCGCAGGCCGCCCGCCTCCGCGCCGACCTCGTACGCGCCCTGGACGGCTCCCTGGACATCCGGGCCCGCCTCGCGGAACGGGAAGCCGCCTATCCGCGCAGGCGGGGCGTCAAGGCCCCGCCGCCCCGCGTCACCGTGGCCGCCGCGGGCTCCCGGCGCGCCACCGTGATCGAGGTCCGCGCCCAGGACGCCCCGGGACTGCTGCACCGCATCGGCAACGCCCTGGAAGGGAGCGCCGTACGGGTACGGAGCGCCCATGTCTCCACCCTCGGCGCCAACGCCGTGGACGCCTTCTACGTCACCGGGGCCGACGGCGAACCCCTCCCCCCGGCCCGGGCCTCCGAGGTCGCCCGGGAGGTCGAGAAGGCCCTCGGCTGACCGCGTACGACCAGCCCTCGCCCGGCAGGTTCCGGGCGAGGGCTTGGTGTTCTCCGGGAGGCGGATACCCTGGAGGGCGATTGACCTGCCCCGCCCCCGACCCTGAGGACCGACGAGCGCCGTGTTCGATACTCTCTCCGACCGCCTTAGCGCGACTTTCAAGAACCTCAGGGGCAAGGGCCGCTTGTCCGAGGCCGACATCGACGCCACGGCACGCGAGATCCGTATCGCCCTGCTGGAAGCCGACGTCGCCCTGCCTGTGGTCCGGGCCTTCATCGCCAACGTCAAGGAGCGGGCGCGCGGCGTCGAGGTCTCCCAGGCGCTGAACCCCGCCCAGCAGGTCGTCAAGATCGTCAACGAGGAGCTCGTCGCCATCCTCGGCGGCGAGACCCGGCGGCTGCGGTTCGCCAAGACCGCGCCCACCGTGATCATGCTCGCCGGTCTCCAGGGTGCCGGTAAGACGACGCTGGCCGGAAAGCTCGGCCTCTGGCTCAAGGGCCAGGGCCACTCCCCGCTGCTCGTCGCCTGTGACCTCCAGCGCCCCAACGCCGTCAACCAGCTGAGCGTCGTCGCCGAGCGCGCCGGCGTCGCGGTGTACGCCCCCGAGCCGGGCAACGGCGTCGGCGATCCGGTGCGGGTCGCCAAGGACTCCATCGAGTTCGCCAAGGCCAAGGTCCACGACATCGTCATCGTCGACACCGCCGGCCGCCTCGGCATCGACCAGGAGCTGATGCAGCAGGCCGCGGACATCCGCGACGCCGTCAGCCCCGACGAGATCCTCTTCGTCGTCGACGCGATGATCGGTCAGGACGCGGTCAACACCGCCGAGGCCTTCCGCGACGGCGTCGGCTTCGACGGCGTGGTCCTCTCCAAGCTCGACGGCGACGCCCGCGGTGGCGCGGCCCTGTCGATCGCCCATGTCACGGGCAAGCAGATCATGTTCGCCTCGAACGGCGAGAAGCTTGAGGACTTCGACGCGTTCCACCCGGACCGGATGGCCTCCCGCATCCTCGACATGGGTGACCTGCTCACCCTGATCGAGCAGGCGGAGAAGACGTTCAGTCAGGAAGAGGCCGCCAAAATGGCCTCGAAGCTCCAGTCGAGCAAGGGTGGGAAGGACTTCACCCTCGACGACTTCCTGGCCCAGATGGAGCAGGTCCGCAAGATGGGCTCCATCTCCAAGCTGCTCGGCATGCTGCCCGGCATGGGGCAGATCAAGGACCAGATCAACAACATCGACGAGCGCGACATCGACCGCACCGCCGCGATCATCAAGTCGATGACGCCCAAGGAACGCGCCGAGCCGACGATCATCAACGGTTCGCGCCGGGCCCGTATCGCCAAGGGTTCGGGCGTCGAGGTCTCCGCGGTCAAGAGCCTGGTCGAGCGGTTCTTCGAGGCGCGCAAGATGATGTCGAAGATGGCCCAGGGCGGCGGCATGCCCGGGATGCCGGGGATGCCGGGCATGGGCGGCGGCCCCGGCCGGCAGAAGAAGCAGGTCAAGCAGGCCAAGGGCAAGCGCAAGAGCGGCAACCCGATGAAGCGCAAGGCCGAGGAGCAGGCCGCGGCGGCCCGCCGTGAGCAGGCGGCGGCCCAGGGCGGCGCGTTCGGTCTGCCCGCCCAGGACGACAAGAACTTCGAGCTGCCGGACGAGTTCAAGAAGTTCATGTAAGCAAGCACGGCACAGGTAAGGGGCGCCCTCTCTCAAGGGCGCCCCTTACGCGCTCGGCACTCCTGCCCCTCAGGTCACGCAGACCAGATAGCGGAAGACGTTCGGCATCCACACCGTGCCGTCCTCCCGCCGGTGCGGGTGCAGGGCCTCCGCGACCTCCTTCTCCACCTGGGAGCGGTCCGTGGCCCGTACGGCGGCGTCGAAGAGCCCGGTGGACAGCAGGCCGCGCACCGCGCTGCCCACGTCCGCGTAACCGAACGGGCAGGACACCCGCCCCGAACCGTCCGGCTTCAGCCCGGCCCGCGCCGCCACGTCCTCCAGATCGTCCCGGAGGGTCGGCCGCCACCGGCCCGGCCCCGTACGCGGCGGACGCGCGGTGTCCGCAAGGCGTGCGGCCACTTGGAGCACCGCGGCCGTGGCGCAGCGCTCCGGCGGACCCCAGCCGGTCAGCACCACCGCCGCGCCCCGGACGGCCAGCGGCACCGCCGAGCGCAGCGCCGGCACCAGCCCCTCGGAGTCCCCGGCCGCGCAGCCGATCGGCTCGAAGACCGTGATCAGGTTGTACGGAGCGCCGTCCGCGCAGACGGGCGCGGGACCCCCGTCCTCCAGCACCCGGGCCCGGCGGCGGGCCGGGTGCGGGGAGTGCGCGGGCGCGTCGTCCCAGCCCGCGTCGGGCAGCAGCCGCGCGCGGGCCAGCGCAAGACGCTCCCGGTCGGAGTCCACACCCGTGACGTGCGCCCCCCGGGCCGCCGCGACGAGCATCGCGAGGCCCGAACCGCAGCCGAGGGACAGCATCCGGGTGGCGGCCCCGATCTCCATCCGGTCGTACACCGCCTCGTAGAGCGGCGCGAGCATGCGTTCCTGGATCTCGGCCCAGTCGCGTGCGCGGGTACCGGCGTCCGCCGGCGCGGAGGCGTCCGCGCCCAGCTGGTTCCGGACGAGCGTTGGTGTCATGGAAAGTGCCCCAATCCGCCAAGAGGTCGGTCGTGCCCGAGTGGACGTCCCCCGTGTGCGAGTGTTCCGCACCCCCGTAGCCAGAGAACTGCGCATCCGCCGTTCCGTCCAGGGGTTGTGGAACAGTGCTTGCGTGCCCCGGTCGTGCGCCCCGTCCCACGTCTGCTCTCCGACCAGTCTTACCCGACACCCCGCGCCGGGCACGTCGAGCGGAGGGGAGGGTAGTCTTCCGGGCGGGTTCGTCAGGGCCGCGGGCCGCCCGCGCTCCTCACATCAGCGGCCGCCGGACGTACCGCACGCTGTGCACCACCTTGGTGCGAGCTGTGCGTCTTCTCCGCAGTTCTGCGTACCCGCCCTCGTCCGGACGCATCAAGGGCAACTGACTGGTACGTGCAAATTATTTGGGATGCCCCGGAATAGGAACACCGGGGCACTCGGGCTCGTTGTCACGACGTGAGCACGACACCACCTGTACTTGCCGCAGAGCTGGCACAGGCGTGGGCCGACATTCAGCGGTACCACCCCGAGCTGCCCGATCTAGCCGCGCCCGAGTCCCTGATCGGAGAGTCCTCGTCCGCCTGTGGCGCCGAGCTCTCCTTCGAGCGACTGCTCCACGAGGCAGTCCACGGCATCGCCGCCGCGAGAGGAGTCCGAGACACCTCCCGCGCCGGCCGCTACCACAACCGACGCTTCCTCGCGATCGCCGAGGAGCTGGGCCTCGACCATGCCGAGGAACCCCACCCCAGCAGCGGATTCTCCCTGGTCACGCTGAATCCGGAAGCCAAGCGCCGGTACCGTCCGACCACCGAACGGCTGCAGCGCGCCCTCAAGGCGCACACCGTCGCCACCGCCGCCGACACCAAGCGCTCCTTCCGCGGACCTGCCGCCCGGCACGGTTCCTCCGGGGGCGGTGTGCGGGTCAAGGCAGTCTGCGACTGCGGACGCAATGTCCGCGTCGTCCCGTCGGTTCTGGCGCAGGCGCCGATCGTCTGCGGCGGCTGCGGCAAGCCGTTCCGGATCCCGGAAGCGGTCGCGGTGGGGTGAGCCGATGTGGTGTGGCACAATGGCTAGCTGTACTCGACAGTCGCACAGGACCCCTCTCTCCTCCGGCTGACGCGTCCATCGGGCACTCCGAGTACCGCAACCCCACGTGGCATCTTCGTTGTGCCCAACCACGTCAGAGACCAGGAGACACCACTTCCGTGGCAGTCAAGATCAAGCTGAAGCGTCTGGGCAAGATCCGTTCGCCTCACTACCGCATCGTCGTCGCCGACTCCCGTACCCGCCGTGACGGCCGGGCCATCGAGGAGATCGGCCTGTACCACCCGGTGCAGAACCCCTCGCGCATCGAGGTCAACTCGGAGCGTGCGCAGTACTGGCTGTCCGTCGGCGCCCAGCCGACCGAGCCGGTTCTCGCGATCCTGAAGCTCACCGGTGACTGGCAGGCCCACAAGGGTCTCCCGGCCCCCGCGCCGCTGCTGCAGCCGGAGCCCAAGGCTGACAAGCGCGCGCTGTTCGAGGCGCTGTCCGCGGACGGCGACGAGGCCAAGGGTGAGGCCATCACCCCCAAGGCCAAGAAGGCCGACAAGAAGGCGGACGAGGCGGCTGACGCTGCCGAGTCCACCGAGTCGACCGAGGCCTGAGCATGCTCGAGGAGGCTCTCGAGCACCTCGTGAAGGGCATCGTCGACAACCCCGACGACGTGCAGGTTGCCGAGCGCACCCTGCGTCGCGGGCGCGTGCTGGAGGTCCGGGTCCACCCCGACGACCTCGGCAAGGTGATCGGCCGTAACGGCCGCACCGCTCGCGCCCTGCGTACGGTCGTGGGTGCCATCGGCGGCCGTGGGATCCGTGTCGACCTCGTCGATGTGGACCAGGTTCGCTGATCAGCGAGTTGAACACCGGCCAGGGCCGGGGAGGGCCTTCGGGCCGTCCCCGGCCTTTGTCGTCGGCCACCCGGACGTCTCCCCCTTCCCGTCCGCACCCCATCAATCGGAGAACAGCGTGCAGTTGGTAGTCGCGCGGATCGGCCGCGCCCACGGCATCAAGGGCGAGGTCACCGTCGAGGTACGAACGGACGAGCCGGAGCTGCGGCTCGGCCCCGGCGCCGTCCTGGCCACCGAACCGGCGGCGACGGGTCCGCTGACGGTCGAGGCGGGCCGGGTCCACAGCGGCCGGCTGCTGCTGCGCTTCGAGGGCGTACGCGACCGCACCGCCGCCGAGGCCCTCCGCAACACCCTCCTGATCGCCGAGGTGGACCCGGACGAACTGCCCGAGGAGGAGGACGAGTTCTACGACCACCAGCTGATCGATCTCGACGTGGTGCTCGCCGACGGCACCGGGATCGGCCGGATCACCGAGATCTCCCACCTGCCCTCGCAGGACCTGTTCATCGTGGAGCGCCCCGACGGCAGCGAGGTGATGATCCCCTTCGTCGAGGAGATCGTCAGCGAGATCGACCTGGAGGAACAGCGCGCGGTCATCACCCCGCCGCCGGGTCTGATCGACGAGAGCGAGGCCGTGATCGCCTCCTCCCGCGACGAGGGGACCGGCGAAGCGGCATCCGGCGATGCGGCCTCCGGGGACGCGGCCGAGGCGCCGAAGGGCGACGCCTGATGCGGCTCGACGTCGTCACGATCTTCCCGGAGTACCTGGAACCGCTGAACGTCTCCCTCGTCGGCAAGGCCCGCGCCCGCGGCGTGCTGGACGTCCACGTCCACGACCTGCGGGAGTGGACGTACGACCGGCACAACACGGTCGACGACACCCCCTACGGCGGCGGACCCGGCATGGTCATGAAGACCGAGCCCTGGGGCGACGCCCTGGACGAGTCCCTGGCCGACGGCTACGAGGCCGGGGCGCACTCCCCGGTCCTCGTCGTGCCCACGCCCAGCGGCCGGCCGTTCACCCAGGAACTCGCCGTCGAGCTCTCCGCCGCACCCTGGCTGCTCTTCACCCCGGCCCGCTACGAGGGCATCGACCGCCGGGTGATCGACGAGTACGCCACCCGGCTGCGGGTCGTCGAGGTCTCCATCGGGGACTATGTGCTGGCCGGCGGGGAAGCGGCCGTCCTGGTGATCACGGAGGCGGTGGCCCGGCTGCTGCCCGGTGTCCTCGGCAACGCCGAATCCCACCGGGACGACTCCTTCGCCCCGGGCGCGATGGCCAACCTCCTGGAGGGGCCCGTCTACACCAAGCCGCCCGAGTGGCGCGGCCGGTCCATCCCGGACGTCCTGCTCAGCGGCCACCACGGGAAGATCGCGCGCTGGCGGCGCGACCAGGCCTTCGCCCGTACCGCCCTCAACCGCCCCGATCTGATCGAGCGGTGCGAGGCGAGCGCCTTCGACAAGAAGGACCGCGAGATCCTCTCCATCCTCGGCTTCGCGCCGGAGCCCGGCGGCCGATTTTGGCGCAGGCCCACCGCCGTGGAAGAATAGGCCGCTGCTGTCCGTCCGGCGTGCGCCCCTGCCACAGGGGGAAAGACGCCCGCCCGAGGCGATCAGCACTCCGAACTCTTCAACAACCTTCCCGTCGATGACCTGTGGCATCGGCGAAGAAAGCAGAAACCATGGCTTCCCTGCTCGATGGCGTCAATGCCGCCACCCTCCGTTCGGACGTCCCGGCGTTCCGCCCCGGTGACACCGTCAACGTCCACGTGCGCGTGATCGAGGGCAACCGCTCCCGTATCCAGCAGTTCAAGGGTGTTGTCATCCGCCGCCAGGGCGCGGGCGTCAGCGAGACCTTCACGGTCCGCAAGGTCTCCTTCTCCGTCGGCGTCGAGCGCACCTTCCCGGTGCACAGCCCGATCTTCGAGAAGATCGAGCTCGTCACCCGCGGTGACGTCCGTCGCGCCAAGCTGTACTTCCTCCGTGAGCTGCGCGGCAAGGCCGCGAAGATCAAGGAGAAGCGCGACAACTGAGCTGTCGCCCGGTCATCCCCCTGCGGGTGACCCGTCCACAGCCTGGCCGGATAAGCTTCGGCCGCGATGGACACGCAAGCACAGCACTCGGAGCGCGACCGCTCCTCGGAACCCGATGCGGGGTCCGGGGAGAGGTCGCGCTTTTCGCGTACGCGGGCCCGCGTCGCCTCCGCGCTGTCGTGGCGGCGGGTGTTCGCCGGGGCGATCCTGGCCACCGTCGCCCTGCTGCTGTTCAGTGCTTACGTGGTCCAGCCCTTCCTGATCCCCAGCCGCTCGATGGAGCCCACGCTGCAGGTCGGCGACCGGGTGCTCGTGAACAAGCTGGCGTACCGTTTCGGTGCCGAGCCCGAGCGCGGCGACGTGGTGGTCTTCGACGGGACAGGATCGTTCGTACGGGAGGACCTCGACGCGAACCCCCTGACCGGGCTGGTGCGCGGGGCGGCGGCTTCCCTGGGGCTCGCGGAGCCCGCCGACACCGACTTCGTGAAGCGGGTGGTGGGCGTGGCCGGAGACCGCGTCGTGTGCTGCGACAGGCGCGGGAGGCTCGCGGTCAACGGCACCGTGGTGGACGAGCCGTATCTGTACCCCGGGGACACCGCTTCCCGGGCGCCCTTCGACATCGTGGTGTCCGCCGGCGCTCTGTGGATGATGGGCGACCACCGCAGCCGCTCCAGCGACTCCCGGGACCACCTCGGATCGCCCGGCGGCGGGATGGTGCCCGTCGAGCGGGTGACCGGCCGGGTGGACTGGCTGGGCTGGCCGCCCGCCCGGGTCGGCTCGCTGACCGGGACCGGCGCCTTCGGTGACGTACGGGCGCCTGGCGCGGCGCATGGGTAACCGCGGACGCCCGCGCGGCGCATCCGACCCCCGTGCGTCCCTGCCGACCGGGACCAGGCCGACCGCGCCGCGCCCGCTGCCCACCCGGGCGGAGCGCCGCAAGCTCGCCAGGAAGGTCCGGCGCAAGCGCCGCAGGTCCGCGGTGAAGGAGATACCCGTCCTCGTCGTCGTGGCGCTGCTGATCGCGCTCGTCCTGAAGACGTTCCTGGTCCAGGCGTTCGTCATCCCGTCCGGGTCGATGGAACAGACCATCCGGATCGGCGACCGGGTGCTCGTGGACAAGCTGACCCCGTGGTTCGGATCGAGGCCGCAGCGCGGCGACGTCGTGGTCTTCAAGGACCCCGGCGGCTGGCTCCAGCAGGAGAACCCCGGGCAGAAGAAGGACCCGCCGATCGGCGTCAAGCAGGCCACCGAGCTGCTGACCTTCATCGGGCTGCTGCCGTCCGACGACGAGCAGGACCTGATCAAGCGGGTCATCGCGGTGGGCGGCGACACCGTGAAGTGCTGCGGCGAGGACGGCCGGGTCACCGTCAACGGCGTACCGCTGGCCGAGACGTACCTCCACCCCGACGACCGGCCCTCGGCCATCTCGTTCGAGGTGAAGGTCCCCGAGGGACGGCTCTTCGTGATGGGGGACCACCGGTCCGACTCCGCCGACTCCCGCTTCCACCTCGACGAACCCGACCGGGGCACGGTCGCCGAGGAGGAGGTCGTGGGGCGGGCCGTCGTGATCGCCTGGCCGTTCGGCCACTGGACCACGCTGGAGGAGCGCGACGCCTTCCGTGCCGTCCCGGACTCGCGCGCATCGGAGGCGGCGGTTCCGGCCCGGTCGAATAGTGTGGCACCTCCGGATCGCG
This sequence is a window from Streptomyces parvus. Protein-coding genes within it:
- the lepB gene encoding signal peptidase I; the encoded protein is MDTQAQHSERDRSSEPDAGSGERSRFSRTRARVASALSWRRVFAGAILATVALLLFSAYVVQPFLIPSRSMEPTLQVGDRVLVNKLAYRFGAEPERGDVVVFDGTGSFVREDLDANPLTGLVRGAAASLGLAEPADTDFVKRVVGVAGDRVVCCDRRGRLAVNGTVVDEPYLYPGDTASRAPFDIVVSAGALWMMGDHRSRSSDSRDHLGSPGGGMVPVERVTGRVDWLGWPPARVGSLTGTGAFGDVRAPGAAHG
- the lepB gene encoding signal peptidase I — translated: MGNRGRPRGASDPRASLPTGTRPTAPRPLPTRAERRKLARKVRRKRRRSAVKEIPVLVVVALLIALVLKTFLVQAFVIPSGSMEQTIRIGDRVLVDKLTPWFGSRPQRGDVVVFKDPGGWLQQENPGQKKDPPIGVKQATELLTFIGLLPSDDEQDLIKRVIAVGGDTVKCCGEDGRVTVNGVPLAETYLHPDDRPSAISFEVKVPEGRLFVMGDHRSDSADSRFHLDEPDRGTVAEEEVVGRAVVIAWPFGHWTTLEERDAFRAVPDSRASEAAVPARSNSVAPPDRDGMVRLPTPAELPLVMGVVGLRLMRRGQWHVLRSGCGGFGGRRTIRTRRTRGPAGARRVSRGRGGGPAGG